The genomic region CTAATTTTCTACTTAATCATGCTTTAATTTGCAtgtatacaaaattataattttttaggAAGCTTTTATCGAACATACAATGAAAATTTGGCAATTATACAACAATATTACATTGGCCTTGATGAGACTTGGAATACATATTGTTACGCATTAGCCAGCAAATTTCAAGTAAGACAATTTTTTCCCCTTCATCCTTCTAGATGtacttttttcatattattatatcctaatttatgaaaatatactttctattaatttatagTTATCAGAAGACGAAACTGCAATTGTCTTGACTTCATCAGATATGAATCCTGATGATGATGCATCCtatgaaaaatacaaaaatccTATCGTAGAAAGTGCAAACAAATTCAATCCTAAATTTAATTctgaaaaatatactagaaatgaaaaattattccaattttatattaacttAATGGcgtttttcattaaaaaggAATCTGATTACGTTAAAATTACCCATATCGGCTCTGTAAGCAATATAGAAATTTTAGTAACATCATTTTATTTCGtcattatcaaaaatatatactttcTACATAaatgtgcatatttataatatatctgttcatttacaataaaaatggagaaTTTACATAtgtgttaattttttgtttcttttcTCAGCTTGATCAtgatcatatatttttcttaaaagATATTCATAGATTGGTGACATCCAAAAAAATGGTAGATGTTATCAATTTAAGGGagatttttaaaaaggaataaacatatttctAAATGGcatcttttaaaattttaatacttatattaataaaataaacttaTTTTCATGGGTCATGCttgttttaaattattgttACAAAACACCAATTTGATTTTTAAGTAGTGTTTGATTTGCatataatttgttcatagtttatgttataaatataaatatattttttaattatacttATGAATTCATTTAcctataataataataataataaacgAATTTActtgtttattattgttatatattaatatgtacTTTAAATATAGTACCATAAACATCTGAacattacaaaaaatataagacattaattaaatttataattctaTGGTGtctctttttcttttatagacaaaaaaaattaacaaaaaaaataaattaataaatggtaTAGGATCGGCATGTATaagtttgtatatatttaataatgggCCTTTTTTTCCATCAACTGAATTTATAATCGgttttagtttttttttcttatcatGTGaacttataattatttttgtctttCTGTTTCCATcatgaaaatttataactttcttcatgttttttttttccaatttttttgatgatccaaatgataaatactaaaataaaaatatagaaaaatatatatttttttacaataatgaaaattctTTAAAAGTGTTGTATTtagtaattataatattttacctTATATgcaattaataaaataatgggTATTAAAACAAGTGTAACTGAAATTCCAGTTAAACTGCACTGTTTAGATGTACAGCACACTAATGTGGcattcataaaatttatttcagGTTTACAATCATTTGATCCATTCCATGTAGTTGGAAATATATTccatgtttttttcaaattttggTTAGAACTTATTGATTTTACCAGTTGATCAATTTTTTGGTGGTTGGGTTGATTAACTTGTGTAAGGTCCTGTGTTATAGGTTTGGGTTGGGAAGATGATTGTTTTTGTGATGTTGGATCTATTGGTGGAATTGATGTTTGATTTGTTGGGGGATCTTTTGTTGGAGTTGGTGATGGTAGATTTAATGTTGGAGTTTGTGGTGGTGGATTTATTGGTGGAGCTGATGGTGACTGATTAGATTGTTTTCCCCCATCTATTGGTCTGCCTGGGTCAGGTTGTTTATCATTTGATTTAGAGGGAGtatcgttttttttaaattgggCAAATACATCTTTAATAATctgatttaaatatttattagatTCATCGTAAGtagtttttaatttatcctTGGCTTGATTATATGCACCACTGATTTTCTCCGTAGCATCTTTAAACTTTTGCTGATTAtctttaataaaattggaacctttattataatattcctTTCCTTTTAATATGAATTCAAGAAATGATGAcccaaaattaaaagatcCTTCTGACGTATTTGATGTGGGAACATTTGATCCACCACCAGGATTTTCGTTTCCACTACCTGAACCTCCTGTATTATCATTTGTACCCCCTGTACTTCCTTTATCATTGCCTGAATCTTTTGACtcatttgaattatttgaaCCTCCTGTTtgagttttttttaattcaggGCTGTTTTGTGAAAGTGGTGATCCTGATGGCGGTGATTCTGGTGGTGATGCTGGTGGATCTGATTTCTGTGGGTCTGACGATGGTAGTAATGAGTCTGGTTGTTGTACTGGTTGTGGTTCTGGTTGTGGTACTGGTTGTGGTGCTGGTTGTGGTACTGGTTGTGGTGCTGGTTTTGATGATGGTGGTTGTCCTTCTGATTTTTGCTTTGGTGGTACTGCTGGTGGTGGACCTGGTTGTGATACTGCGGGTGATTGTGGTGTGCCTGGTGATGATGGTGAACCTGATGATTGTGGCGTGCCTGTTCCAGATAATCCAGGTGCTGGATTTCCATCTGGCGGATCCATGGAAGGTTTTGTTTGACTACCTGTATTTACTTGATTACCTGAACCTCCTTGATCACCTGTCCCACT from Plasmodium vinckei vinckei genome assembly, chromosome: PVVCY_04 harbors:
- a CDS encoding PIR protein CIR protein encodes the protein MDDKACDFLREVDNLFNNKGVNVVKFNKFTKYYSYCPYQNGSKENKCTNDYERINALGSYLHKKISELDENYKKQKGVSQHIELFMIWLGGRLFKIENDYKATLEESYKKHLEKHMGNYDYWKLIDSKKHYKNATIKKMSDIYGLLNNICKLINEYNKSTTTINRSNLRNTSTQCLNFYRVIYNSVNGCKPYLYLLDSLKMMYEIFRTTKMVNNNFKSRDKDFLNTQIKPITTFGGENKLFVTVVENLSFDDKECREVKSNDEKIGEQIESKKLQSKLKDPGLPKKIGTTPQGRASGNFPPANPPVQKPAPLKPSAPKPPERSPVQTQQPPQKSETNHQSGANGSDSKEGNKGGGEKVLGGAVSRPESSERKLNDAEQKKPIQVGTPSPGPKVSSQSTGVGNQGNGEGSRAGGQGRSPGGISSETGSGTGDQGISPGGTSSETGSGTGDQGGSGNQVNTGSQTKPSMDPPDGNPAPGLSGTGTPQSSGSPSSPGTPQSPAVSQPGPPPAVPPKQKSEGQPPSSKPAPQPVPQPAPQPVPQPEPQPVQQPDSLLPSSDPQKSDPPASPPESPPSGSPLSQNSPELKKTQTGGSNNSNESKDSGNDKGSTGGTNDNTGGSGSGNENPGGGSNVPTSNTSEGSFNFGSSFLEFILKGKEYYNKGSNFIKDNQQKFKDATEKISGAYNQAKDKLKTTYDESNKYLNQIIKDVFAQFKKNDTPSKSNDKQPDPGRPIDGGKQSNQSPSAPPINPPPQTPTLNLPSPTPTKDPPTNQTSIPPIDPTSQKQSSSQPKPITQDLTQVNQPNHQKIDQLVKSISSNQNLKKTWNIFPTTWNGSNDCKPEINFMNATLVCCTSKQCSLTGISVTLVLIPIILLIAYKYLSFGSSKKLEKKNMKKVINFHDGNRKTKIIISSHDKKKKLKPIINSVDGKKGPLLNIYKLIHADPIPFINLFFLLIFFVYKRKRDTIEL
- a CDS encoding fam-a protein; translated protein: MNKVYIKIALALLKVKQQVSIDPEEAKEAENIMIEALALAQKHAEDTEDYQSYNQNGTTLHFKNFNDIEIGKFEFTIPNPDSYADIVNMLWDPNGAKNYGDLFDKGSFYRTYNENLAIIQQYYIGLDETWNTYCYALASKFQLSEDETAIVLTSSDMNPDDDASYEKYKNPIVESANKFNPKFNSEKYTRNEKLFQFYINLMAFFIKKESDYVKITHIGSLDHDHIFFLKDIHRLVTSKKMVDVINLREIFKKE